In the Adlercreutzia equolifaciens DSM 19450 genome, one interval contains:
- a CDS encoding amidohydrolase family protein, with protein MPVIDAHSHIYPDKIACKASSAVGDFYGVDMNAKNASVASMLAACEGSPITHHLVHSVATTPGQVPIINDFIAEQCREHENFIGFATMHQDFEDMEGEIDRAIGLGLKGVKIHPDTQKVNMDDPRLMHLYEVIEGRLPIVIHTGDYRYDFSHPRRLKRILHTFPNLVVDAAHFGGWSVFDYALEYLEDENCYVDTSSALEFLGPRRTVELARAYGIERVMFGSDFPMWSPVNEYNMISAMPFTEDEFEAITWNNAQRFIAGEMPR; from the coding sequence ATGCCCGTTATTGATGCCCATTCCCACATTTATCCCGACAAGATCGCCTGCAAGGCCTCCTCGGCGGTGGGCGATTTCTACGGCGTGGACATGAACGCCAAGAACGCTTCCGTCGCCTCAATGCTCGCGGCCTGCGAGGGCTCACCCATCACCCATCATCTGGTGCATTCCGTGGCCACAACGCCGGGCCAGGTGCCCATCATCAACGACTTCATCGCCGAGCAGTGCCGCGAGCACGAGAACTTTATCGGCTTCGCTACCATGCACCAAGATTTCGAAGACATGGAAGGGGAAATCGATCGCGCTATCGGCTTGGGGTTGAAGGGCGTGAAGATTCACCCGGACACGCAGAAGGTGAACATGGACGACCCACGCTTGATGCACCTGTACGAGGTCATCGAGGGCCGCCTGCCCATCGTCATCCACACCGGCGACTATCGTTACGACTTCTCGCACCCACGCCGCCTGAAGCGTATTCTGCACACGTTCCCTAATCTGGTGGTTGATGCGGCCCACTTCGGCGGCTGGTCGGTGTTCGATTACGCCCTCGAGTACTTGGAAGACGAGAACTGCTACGTGGACACATCCAGCGCCCTCGAGTTTCTGGGCCCCCGCCGCACCGTGGAGCTCGCCCGCGCCTACGGCATCGAGCGCGTGATGTTCGGCAGCGACTTCCCCATGTGGAGTCCCGTGAACGAGTACAACATGATCTCCGCCATGCCCTTCACTGAAGACGAGTTCGAGGCTATCACTTGGAACAACGCCCAACGCTTCATCGCGGGAGAGATGCCGCGGTAG
- a CDS encoding peptidylprolyl isomerase, producing MKKLSFAKSLASVSLAAVCALGIVGCSEQTSDTPTYTGGVAATVNGVEIPEDKVTQAIQDIRAQMSLTDEDAWGKWLAENDYTPESVREEIVNSYVDQELVKQGADSEGITADSAQVDQYVETMRGHYDSDTAWAEALEAVGMTEDEYRDNISLSLVSQQLQQKVGEGAAEPTDEEVLESAKTYVSSYDGAKKSSHILFEASDEAQAQEVLDKINAGELDFATAAESYSKDTASAAEGGNVGWDRLSNLVTEYTTALADLNKGDVSGLVTSTYGIHIIQCTDVFEAPEELTSLDQLPTEFQDSIRAMLQSSNQSNAYYSWLEEQRNAADIQINDMPEGLPYWVDMANYPKEESSENSTGVTAVDADGNPIVLDEGAVEGEGAGEQADASAEGEEPVAEGVDEGAEGAEDAAAAAADEAAADAEGAAPAGDDAEQPTEGVAEGTQPAETPAQ from the coding sequence ATGAAGAAGCTGTCTTTCGCGAAATCGCTTGCCTCGGTGAGTCTTGCGGCCGTGTGCGCCCTGGGTATCGTCGGTTGTTCCGAGCAGACCAGCGACACGCCCACTTATACGGGTGGTGTTGCAGCTACGGTCAACGGGGTGGAGATTCCCGAGGACAAGGTTACCCAGGCTATCCAGGACATTCGCGCCCAGATGAGCCTTACCGACGAGGACGCATGGGGCAAGTGGCTTGCCGAGAACGACTACACGCCCGAGTCGGTGCGCGAGGAGATCGTGAACTCTTATGTCGATCAGGAGCTCGTGAAGCAGGGCGCCGATTCCGAGGGAATCACGGCGGATTCCGCCCAGGTCGATCAGTACGTGGAAACCATGCGTGGCCACTATGACTCCGATACCGCTTGGGCAGAGGCGCTGGAGGCCGTGGGCATGACCGAGGACGAGTACCGTGACAATATCTCGCTGTCGCTGGTGTCTCAGCAGCTGCAGCAGAAGGTGGGCGAGGGCGCTGCTGAGCCGACCGACGAGGAAGTGCTTGAGAGCGCCAAGACCTACGTGAGCTCTTACGACGGCGCGAAGAAGTCTTCCCACATCTTGTTCGAGGCCTCCGATGAGGCTCAGGCCCAGGAAGTGCTCGACAAGATTAATGCGGGCGAGCTTGATTTCGCGACGGCGGCCGAGTCCTATTCCAAGGACACCGCTTCCGCTGCCGAGGGCGGCAATGTGGGTTGGGATCGTCTTTCGAACTTGGTGACCGAGTACACCACGGCGCTCGCCGACCTGAACAAGGGCGACGTGAGCGGGCTGGTGACCAGCACCTATGGCATTCACATCATTCAGTGCACCGATGTGTTCGAGGCCCCCGAGGAGCTGACGAGCCTCGATCAGCTGCCGACCGAGTTCCAGGATTCCATCCGCGCCATGCTGCAGTCTTCCAACCAGTCCAACGCGTACTACTCGTGGCTGGAGGAGCAACGCAACGCCGCCGACATTCAGATCAACGACATGCCCGAGGGGCTGCCCTACTGGGTCGATATGGCGAACTATCCCAAGGAGGAAAGCTCCGAGAACAGCACGGGCGTGACGGCGGTTGACGCTGATGGCAACCCCATCGTTCTTGACGAGGGCGCTGTCGAAGGCGAGGGCGCCGGCGAGCAGGCCGACGCAAGCGCCGAGGGCGAGGAGCCCGTGGCTGAGGGCGTCGATGAGGGCGCTGAAGGTGCCGAAGATGCTGCCGCGGCCGCTGCCGATGAGGCTGCTGCCGACGCCGAGGGCGCAGCGCCTGCTGGCGACGACGCCGAGCAGCCTACCGAAGGCGTGGCCGAGGGCACCCAGCCTGCGGAGACTCCCGCCCAGTAG
- a CDS encoding J domain-containing protein — MNRTEALHILGLEDNATADDIKIAYRETVQILHPDKFAGNEKLQSRATEQFKRLQEAYDLLSSGASGGRGGRGARSGSSSGVSSSSGAARAWTEVEDGVEVEYLTEAEIKARLAGIAAARAQLVAQRDTVSDERRNGLAMAAIGAVATLLTIRRPFGILGMIAAVAGTATVWGIIQFLGAQRNLNTLNEHLAKLTEERKEYEALLEE, encoded by the coding sequence ATGAATAGAACTGAAGCCCTGCATATACTCGGCCTGGAAGACAACGCCACGGCCGATGACATCAAAATTGCCTACCGCGAAACGGTGCAGATTCTGCACCCGGACAAGTTCGCGGGCAACGAGAAGCTGCAAAGCCGCGCCACTGAGCAGTTCAAACGCCTGCAGGAGGCTTACGACCTGCTGTCTTCGGGCGCCAGCGGCGGTCGTGGCGGCCGCGGCGCGCGCTCCGGCAGCTCGTCCGGCGTATCCTCCTCATCCGGCGCCGCGCGTGCCTGGACCGAGGTCGAAGATGGCGTGGAAGTGGAATACCTCACCGAGGCCGAGATCAAGGCGCGCCTCGCTGGCATCGCCGCCGCCCGCGCCCAGCTGGTGGCCCAGCGCGATACCGTCTCCGATGAGCGCCGCAACGGCCTGGCCATGGCGGCCATTGGCGCGGTGGCCACGCTGCTCACCATCCGGCGGCCTTTCGGCATCCTCGGCATGATCGCCGCCGTCGCCGGCACCGCCACCGTGTGGGGCATCATCCAGTTTCTCGGTGCCCAGCGCAATCTCAATACGTTGAACGAGCACTTGGCGAAGCTCACCGAGGAACGCAAGGAGTACGAGGCGCTCCTCGAGGAGTAG
- the typA gene encoding translational GTPase TypA: protein MKQENIRNVAIIAHVDHGKTTLVDRLLWASHVFRENQQVEERVLDSNDQERERGITILSKNISITYKGVKINVIDTPGHADFGGEVERVLNMADGALLIVDAYEGPKPQTRFVLSHALERGLRIVVVVNKIDRPNADPEGAVDKVFDLMVELGASDEQLDFPVVYASAVNGYARLDPDDGNMDMVPLLDTILDEIPAPDVDIDGPVALQICTVDHSSYEGRIGVGRLSSGTLHEKEQVLVVKPDGAERRAQIRKVYTFENLGKAEVTAADAGDIVAVIGIEDADIGDIITDPESPVTEMAPIAVEEPTMAVVFEASTSPLVGREGEIVGGRQLKERLMREKESNISMRINELEDKSGIEVAGRGVLHLSVLMETMRREGFEFQVGRPRVVYKTAEDGTKLEPIEEATVDVPNEYAGKAIEVMGTAGGIMEHMASDETMTHLSFSIPSRGTMGLKTRILNATHGEAMLFHHFKEYGPYTGEMAGRKNGGMIAMSTGKAVAYALDTLQERGRLFVAPGDDCYEGMIVGESAKEGDMVVNVEKTKNLGNQRSSSADKAIQLTPPITFTLEEALEYIEDDELVEVTPQSVRLRKRLLSATDRKKAKKN from the coding sequence ATGAAGCAAGAGAACATCCGCAACGTCGCTATCATCGCCCACGTCGACCACGGCAAGACCACCCTCGTAGACCGTCTTCTGTGGGCCTCCCACGTTTTCCGCGAGAACCAGCAGGTGGAAGAGCGCGTCCTCGACTCCAACGATCAGGAGCGCGAGCGCGGCATCACCATCCTTTCCAAGAACATCTCCATCACCTACAAGGGCGTGAAGATCAACGTCATCGACACGCCGGGCCATGCCGACTTCGGTGGCGAGGTGGAACGCGTGCTCAACATGGCCGACGGCGCCCTGCTCATCGTGGACGCCTACGAGGGCCCCAAGCCCCAGACCCGCTTCGTGCTTTCCCATGCGCTCGAGCGCGGCCTGCGCATTGTGGTGGTCGTGAACAAGATCGACCGCCCCAACGCCGATCCCGAGGGTGCCGTGGACAAGGTCTTCGACCTCATGGTGGAACTGGGCGCCAGCGACGAGCAGCTCGACTTCCCCGTGGTGTACGCCTCGGCTGTGAACGGCTACGCGCGCCTCGATCCCGACGACGGCAACATGGACATGGTGCCGCTGCTCGACACCATTCTGGACGAGATTCCCGCCCCCGATGTGGACATCGACGGCCCGGTGGCCCTGCAGATCTGCACCGTGGACCACTCCAGCTACGAGGGCCGTATCGGCGTGGGCCGTCTGTCCTCCGGCACGTTGCACGAGAAGGAGCAGGTGCTCGTCGTGAAGCCCGACGGGGCCGAGCGCCGCGCGCAGATTCGCAAGGTGTACACCTTCGAGAACCTGGGCAAGGCCGAGGTCACCGCGGCTGATGCCGGCGATATCGTGGCCGTCATCGGCATCGAGGATGCCGACATCGGCGACATCATCACCGACCCGGAAAGCCCCGTCACCGAGATGGCCCCCATCGCCGTGGAGGAGCCCACCATGGCCGTCGTCTTCGAGGCGTCCACGAGCCCCTTGGTGGGTCGCGAGGGCGAGATCGTCGGTGGCCGCCAGCTGAAGGAACGCCTCATGCGCGAGAAGGAGAGCAACATCTCCATGCGCATCAACGAGCTGGAGGACAAATCCGGCATCGAGGTGGCCGGCCGCGGCGTGCTGCACCTGTCCGTGCTCATGGAGACCATGCGCCGCGAGGGCTTCGAGTTCCAGGTGGGCCGCCCCCGCGTGGTGTACAAGACCGCTGAGGACGGCACGAAGCTCGAGCCCATCGAGGAGGCCACGGTGGACGTGCCCAACGAGTACGCGGGCAAGGCCATCGAGGTCATGGGCACCGCCGGCGGCATCATGGAGCACATGGCCTCCGACGAGACCATGACGCACCTCTCCTTCTCCATCCCCTCGCGCGGCACCATGGGCCTGAAGACGCGCATCCTGAACGCCACCCACGGCGAGGCCATGCTGTTCCACCACTTCAAGGAGTACGGCCCCTACACTGGCGAGATGGCCGGGCGCAAGAACGGCGGCATGATCGCTATGTCCACCGGCAAGGCCGTGGCCTACGCACTGGACACGTTGCAGGAGCGCGGGCGTTTGTTCGTGGCGCCGGGCGACGACTGTTACGAGGGCATGATCGTGGGCGAGTCCGCCAAGGAAGGCGACATGGTGGTGAACGTCGAGAAGACGAAGAACCTGGGCAACCAGCGTTCCAGTTCGGCCGACAAGGCCATTCAGCTGACGCCGCCCATCACCTTCACCTTGGAAGAGGCTCTGGAATACATCGAGGACGACGAGCTGGTGGAGGTCACTCCGCAGTCCGTGCGCCTGCGCAAGCGCCTGCTTTCCGCCACCGACCGCAAGAAGGCGAAGAAGAACTAG
- a CDS encoding TraX family protein codes for MKPMPSVTAFALKVAAIVGMTCNHIANVFGSELPGGAMVALYSLGGLTFPIMAYLLCEGYRHTSSVRRYAERLAVFAVVSQIPYSLLFGATGNVLITLLIGLGMLWLVAHQRQNLVLCALGLLGGLAVSSFCDWGIIGPLMILLFWHFHDRPRGVALAMLVPFLSLGLPALSWAVNDPAPLSLGVLGYYTVGFGLATALMLNYNGQRGRPLKWFFYGYYPGHLLALWALAQALAL; via the coding sequence ATGAAGCCTATGCCCTCCGTTACCGCCTTTGCGTTGAAGGTGGCAGCCATCGTGGGCATGACGTGCAACCATATTGCCAACGTGTTCGGCAGCGAGCTGCCAGGGGGCGCCATGGTCGCTTTGTATTCCCTGGGCGGCCTCACCTTCCCCATTATGGCGTATCTGCTGTGTGAGGGGTATCGACACACCTCCAGCGTGCGACGTTACGCAGAGCGACTCGCCGTGTTCGCAGTTGTCTCGCAAATTCCCTATTCGCTGCTGTTCGGAGCGACGGGCAACGTGCTTATTACTCTGCTTATCGGGCTCGGAATGCTGTGGCTTGTCGCCCACCAGCGGCAGAACCTTGTCCTATGCGCGCTGGGCCTCCTTGGAGGGCTGGCCGTCAGTTCCTTTTGCGACTGGGGCATTATCGGCCCGCTTATGATTCTGCTTTTCTGGCATTTTCACGATCGGCCGCGCGGGGTAGCGCTCGCGATGCTCGTACCTTTTTTGAGCCTAGGGCTGCCGGCTCTTTCATGGGCAGTCAACGATCCTGCGCCACTAAGCCTAGGCGTACTCGGCTATTACACCGTTGGGTTCGGATTGGCAACAGCGCTCATGCTGAACTACAACGGCCAGCGAGGCCGACCGTTGAAATGGTTCTTCTATGGGTACTACCCTGGGCACCTTCTAGCACTGTGGGCGCTGGCGCAAGCGCTTGCTCTCTAG
- a CDS encoding CPBP family glutamic-type intramembrane protease has translation MGNTKIIPCGFGPVLVLVLLAGVVGGLGQWWADGGSQAVQLARCGALLAEAWEAALVEEVLFRGVLLWACLSWAIRCNKRHLKCAASVDRAADHRIVPVSTRFAVVASSLVFGLMHLIPDGSLIASGADTVVVVAQAILKVAQSTLFGAVMALLVVRSPYGSRPLPQWALSLVAPVIAHGLFDLLFWGPLLLTGGVLPSTYLTGNAADLVPLVITTVLLAWAVKSC, from the coding sequence ATGGGAAATACCAAAATCATACCGTGTGGCTTTGGGCCTGTGCTCGTCTTGGTGCTGCTCGCCGGCGTCGTGGGCGGCCTCGGTCAGTGGTGGGCCGACGGGGGTTCGCAAGCAGTGCAGCTGGCGCGCTGTGGCGCATTGCTTGCCGAGGCCTGGGAGGCGGCGTTGGTGGAAGAGGTGCTCTTCCGCGGTGTGCTGCTGTGGGCGTGCCTGTCTTGGGCGATCCGTTGCAACAAGCGGCATCTGAAGTGTGCAGCGAGCGTCGATCGCGCGGCCGACCATCGCATCGTCCCCGTCTCGACCCGTTTTGCCGTTGTGGCAAGCTCTCTCGTTTTCGGATTGATGCATCTGATTCCCGATGGCTCGCTGATAGCTTCGGGGGCCGATACGGTGGTCGTTGTCGCGCAGGCCATTCTCAAAGTGGCCCAATCGACGTTGTTCGGGGCTGTCATGGCGCTGCTCGTCGTTCGTAGCCCCTACGGCTCGCGTCCTCTCCCGCAGTGGGCGCTTTCCCTGGTGGCACCCGTAATCGCTCACGGTCTTTTCGATCTGCTGTTCTGGGGCCCTCTTCTGCTGACAGGCGGCGTGCTGCCTTCTACCTATCTCACGGGCAACGCGGCCGATCTCGTACCTTTGGTGATCACAACGGTTCTGCTGGCATGGGCCGTAAAATCATGTTAG
- a CDS encoding IS256 family transposase, whose translation MSDPIVTFDEDAVRGELRELVRRTVEEAMIEMHLAGVSTRRIEDVSEILWGSSVSAATVSNLNEKAFESVEEWRCRPLACDYPYVFVDGIYLKRSWGGSFESVAVMVAIGVNDDGYREVIGAAEGFTESAECRREFLSWLKGRGLSGVRMITGDKVAAMTGAIAEVFPDAAYQRCTVRFYRNVLAKVPKSRRAKAAAMLKAIHAQESLGASTEKADAVAASLDGMKLREAATCVRGGVAETLTYTRFPMGHWRRIRTNNAIERLNREIRRRTRVVGTFPDGKSALMLVTARLKYVADSEWGSRRYLDVSLLDE comes from the coding sequence ATGTCCGATCCCATCGTAACATTCGACGAGGATGCCGTGCGCGGCGAGCTCAGGGAGCTCGTAAGAAGAACAGTCGAGGAGGCCATGATCGAGATGCACCTGGCCGGCGTGTCCACCAGGAGGATAGAGGACGTCAGCGAGATTCTGTGGGGATCGTCCGTGTCGGCGGCCACGGTCTCCAACCTCAACGAGAAGGCGTTCGAATCCGTGGAAGAGTGGCGTTGCCGTCCGCTCGCGTGCGACTATCCCTACGTCTTCGTCGACGGCATCTATCTCAAGAGGAGCTGGGGCGGCTCCTTCGAGAGCGTGGCCGTGATGGTGGCCATCGGCGTCAACGACGACGGCTACCGCGAGGTCATAGGAGCCGCCGAGGGGTTCACGGAATCTGCTGAGTGCCGGCGGGAGTTCCTCTCGTGGCTCAAGGGCCGAGGCTTGTCAGGTGTTCGCATGATCACCGGCGACAAGGTCGCCGCCATGACGGGCGCCATCGCCGAGGTGTTCCCGGATGCCGCCTACCAGAGGTGCACCGTGCGCTTCTACCGCAACGTGCTGGCCAAGGTGCCCAAGTCCAGGCGCGCCAAGGCGGCCGCGATGCTCAAGGCCATCCACGCCCAGGAGTCGCTCGGCGCCAGCACGGAGAAGGCAGATGCCGTTGCGGCCTCGCTGGACGGCATGAAGCTGCGCGAGGCCGCCACGTGCGTGCGAGGCGGCGTCGCAGAGACCTTGACCTACACCAGGTTCCCGATGGGGCACTGGAGGCGCATCCGCACCAACAACGCCATCGAGCGCCTGAACCGCGAGATCAGGCGAAGAACGCGGGTGGTCGGCACCTTCCCCGACGGGAAATCGGCCCTCATGCTGGTGACCGCCAGGCTGAAGTACGTGGCCGACAGCGAGTGGGGGTCGAGGAGGTATCTGGACGTATCGCTGCTCGATGAGTGA
- a CDS encoding leucine-rich repeat protein, with product MRAIARFADARNSAEGKVVSTALAALLSLSFLNVALFTDVAGATEGDDNTKSSDILSMDGEIITDSFSSQAEVQEESDPIEPSVYFDEETKTLTVKNMDAVVTADVAQYKTVAKHVRVENVGSIEKEAFAEFKMESVSIKDVKHVGYSFRSCTSLKTLDIDGVETIDQYAFYNPASLETVRINAVDTIGKNAFNVYNGTTSLSSVSFTDVRMIADQAFSGHKNLETLTFSNVGTIGFQAFMNCSSLAELNLVGNVGQVGTSAFLGCSGLTELKADGVEIGATAFYGCSGLKELSIKEVIAIGTSAFTGCTGLEQVTLEDIGVVGDGAFSSYGDIPSCTSLRTVSLTGVGTIGAQAFAKCSALETLEMTDIDHVGKNAFWNCTGLKSVSIDDVNTIGQYAFSNCTNLKTANITNVAVIDNYAFWYCSNLETISSLQNVSDRIGGFAFYGCENLTGLTVADLTKMGFIGSSESIAARVQAILAGKFQLDDAQAIATLEREDEWEVGDVHRSDNWSAYNNGTQLMEQARWNNVDAGVADVKVDAYYTGEKQMDYIFVADLSASMAQLGNPEDSNARFYDMQSKLMDMTSQLLKPDDGYDCKVAIVTFGGEHANNATSKSSGFMSDVNAAQTYIAGLEPLNENTDYGLGMGKALKLVQDNTGRSTVVIFLSDGAPNRNTSGDQNGTIAAGKIRNDYNVPIYGVLHSPTKTQEANAEAKMTAVCGEGNLFRSTNTDTFGEAMNKAFTAPYGDNIVTVPVNDEEFEIGNLRVNGLPANETQLEYDNGEIVWHLNGMPFTQHTLTYTMALKEELRDRVGSFSYRINNGRDARFGNTDGAHVGLDLVLSRSVAAPTPAPMGSYQVVHEYYTGNELDGAVTETLTATVGTQVQASDIAPRPAYNGNEYELTGSSGSLTVTAGNSGALVLRYYRAAGPVTPPTPGEPDTPVVPPNPTTPTTPSNPTEPVVPTVPAVTPAVPAAPSAATTPAATPATPAVAPAAAATPAEAPAPSTTEVIEDDPVPQAAAPAATSRNATDGADVAASAIADDETPMGAFDEPHCWAHWAMLLGIIATAIYGIAVVRRRLSMAEDIDDYENHVLGHSESTEVVSVPTASHQVL from the coding sequence ATGCGAGCCATCGCGCGATTTGCAGATGCGCGGAATTCCGCAGAGGGCAAAGTGGTATCGACAGCGCTGGCAGCGCTGCTGTCGCTCTCGTTCCTAAACGTTGCACTGTTCACGGATGTCGCCGGAGCAACTGAGGGAGATGATAATACTAAGTCCAGCGATATTCTCTCTATGGACGGGGAAATAATCACTGATAGCTTCAGCTCGCAGGCGGAAGTCCAGGAGGAAAGCGATCCAATTGAGCCCAGTGTCTATTTCGATGAGGAAACCAAAACGCTCACTGTGAAGAATATGGATGCAGTAGTCACTGCCGACGTGGCACAATACAAAACAGTAGCTAAGCATGTGAGAGTGGAAAACGTTGGATCAATCGAAAAAGAGGCCTTCGCCGAATTTAAAATGGAGAGTGTTTCTATAAAGGATGTCAAGCATGTGGGGTATTCCTTCCGCAGTTGCACGTCTTTGAAAACGCTTGACATAGATGGAGTTGAAACAATTGATCAATATGCCTTTTATAATCCGGCGAGCTTAGAGACAGTTAGAATCAATGCGGTTGATACGATCGGAAAAAATGCCTTTAATGTCTACAATGGCACGACATCACTTAGCTCTGTTTCATTTACCGATGTGCGTATGATTGCTGACCAAGCTTTCAGCGGTCACAAGAACTTAGAGACTCTCACCTTTAGCAACGTCGGCACTATTGGCTTCCAAGCATTTATGAATTGCTCGTCCCTCGCGGAGCTGAATTTGGTTGGGAATGTAGGGCAAGTTGGTACTTCCGCCTTTTTGGGCTGCTCAGGTTTGACTGAGCTGAAAGCAGACGGAGTAGAGATAGGCGCAACCGCATTCTATGGTTGCTCTGGACTAAAAGAGCTGTCGATAAAAGAAGTCATAGCCATTGGGACATCTGCATTTACCGGATGCACGGGTTTGGAGCAGGTCACCTTGGAAGATATTGGTGTTGTGGGTGATGGCGCCTTCTCATCTTATGGCGACATTCCATCATGTACTTCTTTGAGGACGGTCTCTTTGACTGGCGTTGGCACTATTGGTGCTCAAGCGTTTGCGAAGTGCTCCGCTTTGGAAACTCTTGAAATGACAGACATTGATCATGTGGGAAAGAATGCCTTCTGGAATTGCACTGGGCTGAAGAGCGTCAGCATTGACGATGTCAACACTATTGGTCAATACGCATTCTCAAATTGCACGAATCTGAAGACTGCCAACATAACCAACGTTGCTGTTATTGACAACTATGCTTTCTGGTACTGCTCGAATCTGGAGACTATTAGCAGTCTCCAAAACGTGTCCGATCGCATTGGCGGCTTTGCCTTCTACGGATGCGAAAACCTTACTGGCTTGACTGTTGCGGATTTAACTAAGATGGGATTCATCGGCAGCAGCGAAAGCATTGCAGCTCGTGTCCAAGCCATTCTTGCCGGCAAGTTCCAGCTAGACGATGCACAGGCCATTGCCACATTGGAACGTGAAGACGAGTGGGAAGTCGGAGATGTTCATAGAAGTGATAATTGGAGTGCTTACAACAACGGCACTCAGCTCATGGAGCAGGCGCGATGGAATAACGTGGATGCAGGTGTAGCAGACGTCAAGGTGGATGCCTATTATACGGGCGAGAAGCAGATGGACTATATCTTCGTCGCCGACCTTTCCGCATCTATGGCTCAGTTGGGTAATCCCGAAGACAGCAACGCTCGTTTCTACGACATGCAGTCCAAGCTGATGGACATGACCAGCCAGCTTCTTAAACCCGACGATGGCTACGATTGCAAAGTTGCAATCGTGACCTTTGGCGGAGAGCATGCGAACAATGCTACGTCCAAATCGTCAGGGTTTATGAGTGATGTAAATGCTGCGCAAACATATATTGCAGGGCTCGAGCCCCTTAACGAGAATACCGACTATGGTTTAGGAATGGGGAAGGCCCTGAAACTGGTCCAGGACAATACTGGCCGGAGCACGGTGGTGATCTTTTTGTCCGATGGTGCCCCAAATAGAAACACATCCGGCGACCAAAACGGTACGATTGCTGCCGGAAAGATTCGCAACGATTACAACGTTCCGATTTATGGTGTGCTGCATTCTCCGACCAAAACTCAAGAAGCAAATGCCGAGGCAAAAATGACGGCGGTATGCGGCGAAGGCAATCTGTTCAGATCTACCAACACCGACACTTTCGGCGAGGCTATGAACAAGGCATTCACGGCCCCTTACGGAGACAACATCGTTACTGTCCCCGTGAATGATGAAGAGTTCGAAATTGGGAACCTTCGGGTTAATGGTCTTCCGGCCAACGAGACCCAATTGGAATACGACAATGGCGAAATTGTCTGGCATCTAAATGGCATGCCGTTCACTCAGCATACGCTTACTTACACAATGGCGCTCAAGGAAGAGCTGCGCGACCGTGTTGGAAGCTTTAGCTACCGTATCAACAATGGAAGAGATGCTCGTTTTGGAAACACTGACGGCGCGCACGTCGGCCTTGATCTCGTCCTTTCCCGCAGTGTGGCTGCTCCTACTCCCGCGCCTATGGGGAGCTATCAGGTGGTGCATGAGTACTACACGGGAAATGAGCTTGACGGAGCTGTGACGGAAACGCTGACCGCTACGGTGGGCACGCAGGTTCAGGCGTCTGACATTGCGCCTCGGCCGGCTTACAACGGAAACGAGTACGAGTTGACCGGCAGTAGCGGGTCTCTCACAGTGACCGCAGGCAACAGCGGGGCGTTGGTGCTGCGCTACTATCGTGCTGCCGGGCCTGTGACTCCTCCGACACCCGGTGAGCCCGATACGCCGGTTGTGCCGCCGAACCCCACCACGCCGACGACGCCGTCGAACCCGACCGAGCCTGTCGTGCCCACGGTTCCTGCGGTGACTCCAGCGGTGCCCGCCGCACCTTCGGCTGCTACGACGCCTGCCGCGACACCGGCGACCCCTGCGGTGGCGCCCGCTGCAGCAGCGACTCCTGCTGAAGCCCCGGCTCCTTCCACGACAGAGGTGATCGAGGACGACCCCGTCCCGCAGGCTGCAGCTCCGGCAGCAACGTCGCGAAACGCCACCGATGGTGCTGACGTCGCTGCATCTGCCATCGCCGATGATGAGACCCCCATGGGAGCCTTCGACGAGCCTCACTGCTGGGCGCACTGGGCGATGCTGCTCGGCATAATCGCTACGGCCATCTACGGCATTGCCGTGGTGCGCCGCCGCCTTTCCATGGCGGAGGACATCGACGATTACGAGAACCATGTTCTCGGCCACTCTGAAAGCACCGAGGTCGTGTCCGTCCCAACTGCTAGCCACCAGGTTTTGTAA